The Syntrophus gentianae genome contains the following window.
AATGGCCGCCGTTGTGAAGGTGAATAAGATAATCCGCTTCACTGAGGGCCGGGATCATTAAAGAGAAAATAATCAGGCTATACGATATCAAATGTTTCTTCATGGCTGTTCACCCATCAAGGAATCCTTCCTGAAATTAGTGAAAAAACAATATCAAAGTCCACTCAGAAAATCAATTTCCTGAGTGGACGCAGGGCGGTTTCTGAATGTTACAGGTTCTTGCTGGTATATGTTCCGTAGTCGATCAGTATTGTTTTTCTCTAAAACTGTGGCACTATAATTGCCGTTAGGCGATTCGATCCTGAGCAATACAAACATTCACCGAAATCGCACTGTGCAAGAAGTAAAAGGGATCTTTCTGCTGATGAGGATTCCATGTTCTATCTGGTAACCCGGTACTTCAACAAGAAATGAATTGTATGACCATGTGAAGGGGCAAGCTATGAATTACAAAGAATACTTGAAAACGTTGATTGGGAGGAGAGGAACCCTGGATATCCCTGAAAAAGGTGCCTATGACATGCTTAAAAACAGTTCCTATTACAAGCTTCGTTTCAATGAAGCAAACCTTTCTCAAAGGAATGCCCATGTTCTTGAAGTTCAAGATGATTTTGTCGTCATCCATCATGATGTCCATGGGGCGATGAAAATTCCCCTCACTTTTCTCTGGTAAATCATTCTTTATCGCCTTTAGGCTGGGGAAGCAATCTTCTGACGGTTTCCGTCAGACTTTTACTGCCTGCGTTAGAAGGATAAGCAGGTTTCCCCGGTATGGTTCCCTTCCCGATACGAAATCTTTGCAGCAACGGATACGACAGTGCCGTTGCTGCAAACCCGAAGATTGCCTACAAGAAATCCATTCATTAAATCTTGACTGTGTTCTTGATATGACCTATTTTCCGCTATGTTTTCTTCTTCTGCCATGTGCGGAAAGGGTGTCATTTCATGAAAAAGTTTATTGCCTGCCTGGCTGCCGCCGCCTTCTTAATGTTCGGCAGTCTGTTTACAGCCTGTTCGAAAACATCCCCGGATGCGACAAAGACAAAAGCCGAGAAAGAGCGATTGGTTCCCGTAACGGTTACCCCTGCGATCCTTAAAGAAGTCCCGATAGAAATCAAGACATTCGGAAATGTCCAGGCCCGCTCAAGTGTCCAGGTCAAGTCGGAAGTCGATGGTATTCTCGCCAAAGTTCACTTCCGCAAGGGGCGGAATATCAGGCGGGGCGATCTCCTTTTCACCATCGATCCTCGCTCCTATCAGGCGGCATTGGATCAGGCGAAGGCCAATCTTGTTCGCGACAGGGCACTGGAAGAGAATGCCCTGGTCAATGCGGCGCGGTTTCAGGAACTTTTCAAGCGGGGATTGATTTCCCGGAGTGACAACGACAAGGCCCGGGCCGACGCCGCTGCCCTGTCGGCAACCGTCCGGGGCAACAGGGCCGCCATAGCCAGTGCCAGCCTTCAAGTGGAACGCTGTTCCATCCGTAGCCCGATCAACGGCAAGGCTGGGGATCTCCTCACTCATGAAGGAACGCTCATCAAGGCCAATGACGTTCCCATGGTTGCCATCAATCAGATCCAGCCCATCGAGGTCTTTTTCAGTGTCTCCCAGGCGGAGCTTCCCGAAATCCGCAGCGCCATGACTCAAGGAATTCTGAAAGTCAAAGCCGGCTTGCCGCAGGACAGCAACCCTCCGGAGGAGGGAGAACTTTTTTTCATCGACAATGCAATCGATAAGGGCACCGGAACGGTTCGGCTTGCAGGGATATTCAGCAATGACCGGGAAGTGCTCTGGCCCGGTCAGTATGTCAGTGTCACTCTGGTCCTGGGCATCCGGAAAGACGCCCTCGTCGTGCCGGCTGTTGCCATCCAGACAGGTCAGGAAGGGAAATTCGTCTTTGTCGTCAAGGAGGGCGATACGGTTGAGGTCCGCCCAGTTATGGTCCAGATGACCTCAGGGACGGAGGCGGTGATTGAAAAGGGCTTGCAGGCCGGCGAGCGGGTTGTTACCGATGGTCAGCTTGGCCTCGTTCCCGGCGCCAGAATAAAGATCAAGACGGCCGCTGGAGTGACCGGCAAAATGCCGGGAGGGCGTTCGTGAACCTTTCGGAACCGTTCATCCGCCGTCCCGTCATGACGCTGCTGTGTATGCTGAGCATCGTCCTTGCCGGACTGATCGCTTATTCTCTCCTGCCGGTGAGCGATCTGCCGACGGTGGACTTCCCCACGATCAGCGTGAGCGCCTCGCTGCCCGGTGCAAACCCGGAAACCATGGCCTCCACTGTGGCCACACCCCTGGAAAAGGAGTTTACGACCATCGCCGGGGTCGACTCCATGATCTCCACCAGCTCCCAGGGTTCGACGCGGATTACCCTGCAATTTGATCTCAATCGCGATATCGATGCCGCTGCCCAGGATGTGCAGTCCGCCATTTCCCGTGCCGCCCGCCGTCTGCCGGAGGATCTGCCGACACCGCCGTCCTTCCGCAAGGTCAATCCCGCCGATCAGCCGATCCTCTATCTGGCTCTGACCAGTCCCACCCTTCCCATGTATGTTCTGAATGAATATGGGGAAACGCAACTGGCGCAGCAGATATCCCGGGTCAACGGCGTGGCCCAGGTCTCCGTCTACGGCTCGCAGAAGTATGCTGTCCGGATCGAACTGGACCCTTACGCCCTGGCTTCCCGGGGCATCGGCATCGACGAAATCTCCTCCGTGATCAGCAATTACAACGTCAACAATCCCCTGGGAACCCTAAGCGGCCCGCAGACCCTGGCCACACTCCAGTCCGAAAACCAACTCACCAGGGCCAGCCAGTATCTTCCTCTGGTCGTGGCCTATCGCAATGGCCAGCCCGTGCGCCTTCAGGAACTCGGGAATGTTCGGGACAGCGTCGAAAATGACAGGGTGGCGGCATGGTTCGCCACACCGACAACCCGCAGCCGGGCCATCATCCTGGCCATTCAGCGGCAGCCGGGGACCAATACGATCCAGGTCGCCGACGCCGTCAAGTCCCTGCTGCCCGCATTCCGTGAAAAGCTGCCCGCATCGGTATCCCTGGTGGTGCTGCGCGACAGCAGTATCCCCATCAAGGAATCGGCGAGGGATGTGCAGTTCACCCTGTACCTGACCCTGGTCCTCGTCGTTCTGGTCATCTTTCTCTTCCTGCGCAATCTCTCCGCAACGGTCATCCCGAGCCTGACCCTCCCCGTTTCCCTCATCGGAACCTTTGCCGTCATGTACCTCCTGGATTACAGCATCGACAACCTGTCCCTCATGGCCCTGACCCTTTCGGTGGGATTCGTCGTCGATGATGCCATCGTCATGCTGGAAAATATCGTCCGGCACATGGAGATGGGGAAACCCCGCCTGCAGGCTGCTTATGACGGGGCAAGGGAAATCGGCTTCACCATCGTGTCCATGACCCTCTCCCTGGCCGCCGTGTTCATCCCCGTCCTCTTCATGGGGGGGATCGTGGGGCGTCTCTTCCGCGAGTTTTCCGTGACCATCGCCGTGGCCGTTCTGGTCAGCGGCTTCGTTTCCCTGACTTTGACCCCCATGCTCTCCAGCCGGTTTCTGCACGCCCCGGGCAGAGAATGGCACGGCCGGGCCTACCGCTTCGTCGAGACGGGGTTTGATGCAATGCTCAAGTTTTACAGCCGGACCCTGCTTTGGGTTTTATCCCATGGACGTGCGACTCTGATCTTTTCCGGCATTATCCTTACCGCAACAGCCTTTTTGTTTTACGCCATTCCCAAGGGCTTCATCCCTTCTGAAGACCGGGACCAGATTTCGGTGCAGACGGAGGCGGCGCAGAACATCTCCTTCGATGCCATGGTGCAGCACCAGCTGGCGCTCCTCGATATCGTGCAGAAAGATCCCAACGTCTCCCGCTTCATGTGCAACGTGGCCTCAGGCGGCGGCCAGAGCGCCACGAATACCGGAAACCTTTTTCTCGTTCTCAAACCCCGCCGGGATAGAGTCCTCTCCGCGGATCAGGTCATCGAGGAACTCCGGCCGAAGCTCGCCTCCGTGCCCGGCATCAAGGCCTTTCCAACCAACCCTCCCCCGATCAACATCGGAGGCCGCACGACCAGAAGCCTTTATCAGGTGACGTTTCAGGGGATCGATACGAATGAGCTGTTCAGATACGCTGCCAAAATGGAAGAGCAGATGCGCCGGATGACGGAACTGCAGGATGTCAGCAGCGACCTGCAGTTGAAGAATCCGCAAGTGCATGTCGATATCGACCGCGATCAGGCGTTCATCCTGAACGTCACACCGATGCAGGTCGAGGACGCCCTTTACAGCGCCTACGGATCACGCCAGATTTCGACGATTTACACCCCGAACAACGATTATCAGGTCATCCTGGAGCTCCTGCCCCAGTACAAGACCGATCCTTCCGTGCTGTCCATGCTTCACATCCGCTCCTCCACGGGGCAGCTGGTTCCCCTGAAGGCCATCACGACGCTCCGCGAAGACGTCGGCCCGCTGTCCATCAGCCATTCAGGACAGCTGCCCTCCGTGACGATCTCCTTCAACCTCAAGCCCGGCATCTCGCTCGGTCAGGCGGTGGAAAAGATCCAGGCCATATCGGCCGCCTCCATGCCCTCGGGGATGACTTACGAGTTCCAGGGGACCGCCAAAGCCTTCCAGTCTTCCCTTGCCAGCATGGGAATCCTGCTGCTGCTGGCCATTGTGGTAATCTATATTGTCCTGGGCATTCTGTATGAGAGTCTCTACCATCCCGTCACCATTCTGTCCGCCCTTCCTTTCGCCGGTTTCGGGGCGCTGCTGACCCTGATGGCCTTCCGTTCCGAGCTGTCAATCTATGCCTTCGTGGGGATTGTCATGTTGGTCGGACTTGTCAAGAAAAACGGAATCATGATGGTGGACTTCGCCATCGAGGCCCAACGGAAAGAGGGGAAGAATCCCAACGACGCCATCTACGAGGCCTGTCTGATCCGTTTCCGGCCGATCATGATGACCACGATGGCCGCCCTCATGGCCGGTCTGCCCATCGCCCTCGGATTCGGCGCGGGCGCGGAAGCCCGCCGCCCTCTGGGACTGGCCGTCGTCGGCGGGCTTCTCTTCTCGCAGACGCTGACCCTGTACGTTACGCCGGTATTCTATGTCTATATGGAAAGATTGCGGGCCCGGATCACCGGTTATATCCGGAAAAAGGATTAAACAGATGACCTTTACAAATCACCTTAAATTACTTCGCAAAGGGATTGATCATTTCCGTACAGCTCACGCCTGTTTGGGGATCATAGCTGCAGATGTACCTTTTCCCCTTGCAGATCGCCTCCCAGCTTTCCTCATCCCAGAAGGGAATTAAAGGTTCATTTTCGATGTCGATCTGTTCGGGCTTGCAATCCATGACGCTGGCTGACAGTTTGGCATACTTCTCGTAATTGGCGCAGCCGGCCAACATTAAGCAAAAAATAAGAAACATGAGTGTCTTCTTCATTCCATATCTCCTTGGCAATAATAGCATTTTAAGTTGAAGATGGATCGTATCTTACTTCGGCAATCAAGGCAATGCCGAGATTCAGAAGAATGGTGCATTCCAGGCAGGCGAAAATAAGCAGCTATGCCTTGGCATGGGCAGAGGCATCAATGTTTGACCAGGATGGCTGCAAAGAATCCATCCATGCCGGAGGTGTCGGGAGCCGTCCGGAAGAAGCCGTCTTCGCCGATCCGTGTAGAGGCAGGAACAGAAATCCCGGGACTTCGATTTATAGAAAACTCATCATGGCGGGAGAGAAATTTGCCGATGAGAAGCTCGTTTTCTTCGGGAAGCATTGTGCAGGTGCTGTAAACCAGGCGGCCACCGCGGTGAAGAAGAGCGGTGGCGCGCTCCATAATGTGCCCCTGAAGGCGGGAATAGGATGGAAGTTCCTGCGGCATCAGACGCCATTTGATTTCCGGATTTCTGCGCAGGGTTCCCAGGCCTGAGCAGGGTGCGTCGACGAGAATGCGGTCGAATTTTTCCCGGAACGCTTCTCCCCATTCTTTCGAGGCGTCCGCCTGGAGCGTATTCACGATGGAAATGCCCATCTTTGCGCTCAGGCGATCCAGGGCTTCGAGCTTTGCCGGATAAAGATCCACGGCCAGGATGCGCCCTGTATTTTTCATCCGGGCGGCCAGATGGGTCGTCTTGACCCCGGTGCCGCAGCAAAGATCAAGGATTTCCTCTCCTCCTTCCGGTGCGGCAAGGCGAGCGATCAACTGGGAGGCCTCGTCCTGGAGAATAAAGAGTCCCTGGCGGCTCGCGGCAGATGAGCGGAGGGCATCGGACGAACCGGTAATCAGCAACCCGTCGGGGGAGAAAGGCGATTCGGTCACGGAGAATCCTTCCTCTTCCAATAATCCCTTTAAAGTGGGTCGTGTCGTTTTCAGCGTATTGACTCGAACGGCGACCGGCGGGACCTGATTGTTGGCCCTGCAGAGGGAAAGGGCCCGCTCCGGACCGTAAATCTTGATCCAGCGGCGCACCAGCCAGGGAGGGTGGGAATGCAGAATGGCGATATGTCCTTCGGGGTCCTTCCTGAAATCAGGATAGGAAAAGTCGTTGTTCTCCGCTCTGCGCACGGCGTTTCTCAGCAGGGCGTTGACCAGGTTTTCCCGGCCGGGATAACGCTGTTTGGTCAATTCAACGGCTTCATTGACGAGGGCAAAAACGGGAATCCTTTCCAGGAACAGAAATTGGTACAGGGCCGTCCTCAGAATGTTTTTGATCCCATCCTGCATGGAGGCGAAATTCCCCTTGTAAAGCTGCTGGATGATCCAGTCCAGGTGGCCTCTCATCCTTAATGCGCCGTAGACCAGAGAGGTCAGGAGGTGGCGGTCCGGGGCGCTACGAAGGACGTGACCGCCGAGACAGGCATCGAGAAGCGGCTCTGCGAAAGCGCCTGTTCTGTCGATGCGATCCAGTAGATCGACGGCCAGACTGCGGGGAGAGGGTTTCATCTCAGCCAAGGATCGTGTCGGGGGAGAGCTTGTAGCCACGCAGGAAATCCGAAGCGATCATCCGTTTCCGATTTTCCATCTGAATGTCCGTCAAAAGGACATAGCCGTTTTTTGCCGTTACCTGCAACCCCTCCTTCGTCACATCCCCGACTCGGCCGGGTTGGGTCGAGACCGGCCCTTCGATTCCTGTTGCCGCAAAGATCTTCAAAGTCTTCCCGTCCAGGAAGGTGTAAGCACAGGGGGCAGGGGACAATCCCCGGATTCGATTGACGATGGTCGATACCTCTGCGTCCCAGCGGATCAAGCCGTCTTCTTTTTTCAGCATCGGTGCATAGGAACTCAAGGAATCCTCCTGAGGTC
Protein-coding sequences here:
- a CDS encoding efflux RND transporter permease subunit, which produces MNLSEPFIRRPVMTLLCMLSIVLAGLIAYSLLPVSDLPTVDFPTISVSASLPGANPETMASTVATPLEKEFTTIAGVDSMISTSSQGSTRITLQFDLNRDIDAAAQDVQSAISRAARRLPEDLPTPPSFRKVNPADQPILYLALTSPTLPMYVLNEYGETQLAQQISRVNGVAQVSVYGSQKYAVRIELDPYALASRGIGIDEISSVISNYNVNNPLGTLSGPQTLATLQSENQLTRASQYLPLVVAYRNGQPVRLQELGNVRDSVENDRVAAWFATPTTRSRAIILAIQRQPGTNTIQVADAVKSLLPAFREKLPASVSLVVLRDSSIPIKESARDVQFTLYLTLVLVVLVIFLFLRNLSATVIPSLTLPVSLIGTFAVMYLLDYSIDNLSLMALTLSVGFVVDDAIVMLENIVRHMEMGKPRLQAAYDGAREIGFTIVSMTLSLAAVFIPVLFMGGIVGRLFREFSVTIAVAVLVSGFVSLTLTPMLSSRFLHAPGREWHGRAYRFVETGFDAMLKFYSRTLLWVLSHGRATLIFSGIILTATAFLFYAIPKGFIPSEDRDQISVQTEAAQNISFDAMVQHQLALLDIVQKDPNVSRFMCNVASGGGQSATNTGNLFLVLKPRRDRVLSADQVIEELRPKLASVPGIKAFPTNPPPINIGGRTTRSLYQVTFQGIDTNELFRYAAKMEEQMRRMTELQDVSSDLQLKNPQVHVDIDRDQAFILNVTPMQVEDALYSAYGSRQISTIYTPNNDYQVILELLPQYKTDPSVLSMLHIRSSTGQLVPLKAITTLREDVGPLSISHSGQLPSVTISFNLKPGISLGQAVEKIQAISAASMPSGMTYEFQGTAKAFQSSLASMGILLLLAIVVIYIVLGILYESLYHPVTILSALPFAGFGALLTLMAFRSELSIYAFVGIVMLVGLVKKNGIMMVDFAIEAQRKEGKNPNDAIYEACLIRFRPIMMTTMAALMAGLPIALGFGAGAEARRPLGLAVVGGLLFSQTLTLYVTPVFYVYMERLRARITGYIRKKD
- the rsmB gene encoding 16S rRNA (cytosine(967)-C(5))-methyltransferase RsmB, whose product is MATSSPPTRSLAEMKPSPRSLAVDLLDRIDRTGAFAEPLLDACLGGHVLRSAPDRHLLTSLVYGALRMRGHLDWIIQQLYKGNFASMQDGIKNILRTALYQFLFLERIPVFALVNEAVELTKQRYPGRENLVNALLRNAVRRAENNDFSYPDFRKDPEGHIAILHSHPPWLVRRWIKIYGPERALSLCRANNQVPPVAVRVNTLKTTRPTLKGLLEEEGFSVTESPFSPDGLLITGSSDALRSSAASRQGLFILQDEASQLIARLAAPEGGEEILDLCCGTGVKTTHLAARMKNTGRILAVDLYPAKLEALDRLSAKMGISIVNTLQADASKEWGEAFREKFDRILVDAPCSGLGTLRRNPEIKWRLMPQELPSYSRLQGHIMERATALLHRGGRLVYSTCTMLPEENELLIGKFLSRHDEFSINRSPGISVPASTRIGEDGFFRTAPDTSGMDGFFAAILVKH
- a CDS encoding efflux RND transporter periplasmic adaptor subunit, which produces MKKFIACLAAAAFLMFGSLFTACSKTSPDATKTKAEKERLVPVTVTPAILKEVPIEIKTFGNVQARSSVQVKSEVDGILAKVHFRKGRNIRRGDLLFTIDPRSYQAALDQAKANLVRDRALEENALVNAARFQELFKRGLISRSDNDKARADAAALSATVRGNRAAIASASLQVERCSIRSPINGKAGDLLTHEGTLIKANDVPMVAINQIQPIEVFFSVSQAELPEIRSAMTQGILKVKAGLPQDSNPPEEGELFFIDNAIDKGTGTVRLAGIFSNDREVLWPGQYVSVTLVLGIRKDALVVPAVAIQTGQEGKFVFVVKEGDTVEVRPVMVQMTSGTEAVIEKGLQAGERVVTDGQLGLVPGARIKIKTAAGVTGKMPGGRS